One genomic segment of Occultella kanbiaonis includes these proteins:
- a CDS encoding adenosine deaminase family protein gives MADALVPHAAYLDALPKVDLHCHLLGTVRSATFAELARREGLELPAPAERVFADINSRPPDPDLYRNTRIPMPQGPSPDEPEVSYSLFQVSTWIRDVLRDADDLTRVVYEAFEDAHRRSNTRHLEFSFDMVPEHLASLGYAGTVEAYAEGIRMAERDFGMTGRMLAAIDRSGTGEQALEWIRTVVASPHPYVAGIGLDNLETAGPPERFAEAYALAGQAGLKRTAHTSEHVPAARNAVTCLDVLGCDRLDHGYFVLEDDAVVARMRDEGIAFTVASTTSRRSWRPWRRASIRAMLDAGLNLVPASDDPGLFPTTLATEYRILADQVGVSSEKLTSMALAGVDACWLPADEKARLRTRFEAEIAELQH, from the coding sequence GTGGCTGACGCCCTCGTGCCGCACGCCGCCTACCTCGACGCCCTGCCCAAGGTCGACCTGCACTGCCACCTGCTCGGCACGGTCCGCTCCGCCACGTTCGCGGAGCTGGCCCGCCGGGAGGGTCTCGAGCTGCCTGCCCCGGCCGAGCGGGTGTTCGCCGACATCAACTCGCGGCCGCCGGACCCGGACCTGTACCGGAACACCCGGATCCCGATGCCCCAGGGCCCGAGTCCGGACGAGCCGGAGGTCTCGTACTCGCTGTTCCAGGTCTCGACCTGGATCCGGGACGTGCTGCGGGACGCCGATGACCTGACCAGGGTCGTGTACGAGGCGTTCGAGGACGCGCACCGGCGCAGCAACACCCGGCACCTGGAGTTCTCCTTCGACATGGTGCCGGAGCATCTGGCGTCGCTGGGATACGCCGGAACCGTCGAGGCGTACGCCGAGGGCATCCGGATGGCCGAGCGGGACTTCGGCATGACCGGACGGATGCTCGCCGCGATCGACCGGTCCGGCACGGGGGAGCAGGCCCTCGAGTGGATCCGGACGGTGGTGGCGAGTCCGCACCCGTACGTCGCCGGCATCGGCCTGGACAACCTGGAGACGGCGGGCCCGCCGGAGCGGTTCGCCGAGGCCTACGCGTTGGCCGGGCAGGCCGGTCTGAAGCGGACCGCGCACACGTCCGAGCACGTGCCGGCCGCCCGGAACGCCGTGACCTGCCTTGACGTGCTCGGCTGCGACCGGCTGGACCACGGGTACTTCGTCCTCGAGGACGATGCCGTGGTGGCCCGGATGCGGGACGAGGGCATCGCGTTCACCGTGGCATCCACCACCTCGCGCCGGTCCTGGCGGCCGTGGCGACGAGCCTCGATCCGCGCCATGCTCGACGCCGGGCTGAACCTGGTGCCTGCCTCGGACGACCCCGGGCTGTTCCCGACGACCCTGGCCACCGAGTACCGGATCCTCGCCGATCAGGTCGGGGTCTCGAGCGAGAAGCTGACGTCGATGGCCCTCGCGGGTGTCGATGCGTGCTGGCTGCCCGCCGACGAGAAGGCGCGGCTGCGGACCCGGTTCGAGGCGGAGATCGCCGAACTGCAGCACTAA
- a CDS encoding AAA family ATPase, whose protein sequence is MTSQPGPPDQPVVVFTGLPGTGKSTMADRTAIQLGAPAFSGDWLMGSLKPAAAQLAQLDRDAYSRMYHSLLGGLMTRQLLLGQSAVLDCLVTEAVVDEWRSTAIAHGAELRIVECVCSDTAVHRSRVEGRVRGIPGWHEIDWPHVERMRGEFPALTGERLTLDAVATVDRNFRRVCAYLDPGNRSGR, encoded by the coding sequence ATGACGTCGCAGCCCGGCCCACCGGACCAGCCGGTCGTCGTCTTCACGGGCCTGCCGGGAACCGGCAAGTCGACGATGGCCGATCGGACCGCCATTCAGCTCGGCGCGCCGGCGTTCTCCGGTGACTGGCTCATGGGGTCGCTCAAACCGGCCGCGGCCCAACTCGCGCAACTCGATCGCGACGCGTACTCGCGGATGTACCACAGCCTGCTCGGCGGTCTGATGACGCGGCAGCTGCTCCTCGGTCAGAGCGCCGTACTCGACTGCCTGGTCACGGAGGCCGTCGTCGACGAGTGGCGGTCCACCGCGATCGCGCACGGGGCCGAGCTCCGGATCGTCGAGTGTGTCTGCAGCGACACCGCGGTCCACCGGTCGAGGGTGGAGGGTCGCGTCAGAGGCATCCCGGGCTGGCACGAGATCGACTGGCCCCACGTGGAGCGGATGCGGGGCGAGTTCCCCGCCCTGACCGGTGAGCGACTGACCCTGGACGCCGTGGCAACCGTGGATCGGAACTTCCGGAGGGTGTGCGCGTACCTCGATCCCGGAAACCGATCCGGGCGTTGA
- a CDS encoding ABC transporter ATP-binding protein, with the protein MTSAAQFRGVSQVFGDFTAVDNIDLTIPDGKLTTLLGPSGCGKTTSLRMLAGYLAPSRGTISIAGVDSTRTPPEKRDLGMVFQSYALFPHMSVAENVGFGLKMRRVPAAERARRVTESLELVGLAHLSASKPKKLSGGQQQRVALARAIAIRPKLLLLDEPLSNLDARLRIQMRAEIRRIQAETGLAVVLVTHDQDEALEMSDEMVLMKDGRIQQQGAPQEVFPAPANRFVAEFLGYENFLTDTDGGLATIRPEHLALTVGEQAPSAFAGAVVSGVVLDLAYRGVDLLVTVAATDASGARIELLADLRAESAPDLTQGTHVWVHVPATHLVPLTGD; encoded by the coding sequence ATGACCAGCGCAGCGCAGTTCCGCGGGGTGAGCCAGGTCTTCGGTGACTTCACCGCCGTCGACAACATCGACCTGACCATCCCCGACGGGAAGCTGACCACCCTGCTCGGCCCCAGCGGCTGCGGTAAGACCACCAGCCTGCGGATGCTGGCAGGCTACCTGGCCCCCTCGCGCGGCACCATCAGCATCGCCGGGGTGGACTCGACCCGTACCCCGCCGGAGAAGCGGGACCTGGGCATGGTGTTCCAGTCCTACGCGCTGTTCCCGCACATGAGCGTCGCCGAGAACGTCGGCTTCGGGCTCAAGATGCGCCGGGTGCCGGCTGCCGAGCGGGCCCGCCGGGTCACCGAGTCGCTGGAGCTGGTCGGGCTGGCGCACCTGTCGGCGAGCAAGCCGAAGAAGCTGTCCGGCGGACAGCAGCAGCGGGTCGCCCTCGCCCGGGCCATCGCGATCCGGCCCAAGCTGCTGCTCCTGGACGAGCCGCTGTCCAACCTCGACGCGCGGCTGCGGATCCAGATGCGCGCGGAGATCCGACGGATCCAGGCCGAGACCGGCCTCGCGGTGGTGCTCGTGACCCATGACCAGGACGAGGCGCTCGAGATGAGCGACGAGATGGTCCTGATGAAGGACGGGAGGATCCAGCAGCAGGGAGCCCCGCAGGAGGTCTTCCCCGCACCCGCGAACCGGTTCGTCGCGGAGTTCCTCGGCTACGAGAACTTCCTCACCGACACCGACGGCGGGCTTGCCACGATCCGGCCGGAGCACCTCGCGCTGACCGTGGGGGAGCAGGCGCCGTCCGCCTTCGCCGGCGCGGTCGTGTCGGGTGTGGTCCTGGACCTGGCCTACCGCGGGGTGGACCTGCTGGTCACCGTCGCGGCCACGGACGCCTCGGGCGCCCGGATCGAGCTGCTCGCCGACCTGCGCGCCGAGTCGGCCCCCGACCTGACCCAGGGCACCCACGTCTGGGTGCACGTGCCGGCCACGCACCTGGTCCCGCTCACCGGCGACTGA
- a CDS encoding extracellular solute-binding protein — translation MNPKSPALRRRTLLATTGLTAAALVLAGCSGGSDDGGGGDGDAQSIVVSTFPFGVEEFTEAVVDPFTEATGIEVVLDTGSNADRLSQLQLDQGDGGVDVMLISDTYAAIADAEGLFQQVDAEAVPNLQEIAPFAVEDAYSGPAYSYQLNGTMYDTDELSADEAADWELYANTDYAGRLALPDIAVTAGQLTVSGVASTYGDGPFDVDTAFATMAGWAPNILQFYSSTTELTNLLTQGEIVAGAALNGFATDLIAAGEPIGWAPPAEVRYMATNRAMIPTGAPNLDGAHQFIDYLLSAEAQTASAALVGDLPVNLSVEIPEELTAVVGDVALDPTAAGYETLDPNEIVPNRNEWVERFAREVVGG, via the coding sequence ATGAACCCGAAGTCTCCGGCGCTGCGGCGCCGCACCCTGCTCGCCACCACCGGCCTGACCGCCGCCGCGCTCGTCCTGGCGGGCTGCTCCGGCGGATCCGACGATGGTGGCGGTGGCGACGGTGATGCGCAGAGCATCGTCGTGAGCACTTTCCCGTTCGGGGTCGAGGAGTTCACCGAGGCGGTGGTGGACCCGTTCACCGAGGCCACCGGCATCGAGGTGGTCCTCGACACGGGCTCCAACGCCGACCGGCTCTCCCAGCTCCAGCTGGATCAGGGCGACGGTGGCGTGGACGTCATGCTGATCTCGGACACGTACGCGGCGATCGCGGACGCCGAGGGCCTGTTCCAGCAGGTCGACGCCGAGGCGGTCCCGAACCTGCAGGAGATCGCTCCGTTCGCCGTCGAGGACGCCTATTCCGGGCCGGCGTACAGCTACCAGCTCAACGGCACCATGTACGACACCGACGAGCTCAGCGCCGACGAGGCCGCGGACTGGGAGCTGTACGCGAACACCGACTACGCCGGCCGCCTCGCGTTGCCGGACATCGCGGTGACGGCGGGCCAGCTCACCGTCTCGGGCGTGGCGTCGACCTACGGCGACGGTCCCTTCGACGTCGACACGGCGTTCGCGACGATGGCCGGCTGGGCGCCGAACATCCTGCAGTTCTACAGCTCCACGACCGAGCTGACGAACCTGCTGACCCAGGGCGAGATCGTGGCCGGGGCGGCCCTGAACGGGTTCGCCACCGACCTGATCGCGGCGGGGGAGCCGATCGGCTGGGCGCCGCCCGCCGAGGTTCGGTACATGGCCACCAACCGCGCCATGATCCCCACCGGCGCCCCGAACCTCGACGGCGCGCACCAGTTCATCGACTACCTGCTCTCCGCCGAGGCGCAGACGGCGTCCGCCGCGCTGGTCGGTGACCTGCCCGTCAACCTGTCCGTGGAGATCCCGGAGGAGCTGACCGCCGTGGTCGGTGACGTCGCGCTGGACCCGACGGCGGCCGGTTACGAGACGCTCGACCCGAACGAGATCGTGCCGAACCGCAACGAGTGGGTCGAGCGGTTCGCGCGTGAGGTCGTCGGTGGCTGA
- a CDS encoding glycoside hydrolase family 125 protein, which yields MAHPSLTETTARVQEIIGSDAITRIFRDAMSRTLREAFVHSDGEEVFVLTGDIPAMWLRDSAAQVRPYLPLAADDRGVADLLVSLVRRQVRAILLDPYANAFNARPDGAGHAGDETEMHPAVWERKYEVDSLCFPLQLAHQVWRVTGRTDHLDAEFARAADLIITTWQVEQDHAERSPYRFQRHDGPPTDTLTHGGNGSPVGRTGMTWSAFRPSDDACVLHYNVPGNLFAIHVLGNLAELATVVLDDPALARRAQELAAGLDAGVRAWGIVTHPVHGRIYAYEVDGLGGAVLMDDANMPSLLSLPLTGADALDEEVYRNTRAFVLSPDNPTHTAGTHAVGIGSPHTPPGHVWPIALAVQGLTTDDDAEKRRILDLLARTHADTFRMHESFHVDDPATFTREWFSWADSMFCELVLDVCGAGMQSTLDEEQVPTP from the coding sequence GTGGCTCACCCTTCCCTGACCGAGACCACCGCACGGGTCCAGGAGATCATCGGATCGGACGCGATCACGCGGATCTTCCGCGATGCGATGTCCCGGACCCTGCGCGAGGCGTTCGTCCACTCGGACGGCGAGGAGGTGTTCGTCCTCACCGGTGACATCCCGGCGATGTGGCTGCGCGACTCCGCCGCACAGGTACGCCCCTACCTCCCGCTCGCCGCCGACGATCGGGGTGTCGCCGACCTCCTCGTGTCGCTCGTCCGGCGGCAGGTCCGGGCGATCCTGCTCGACCCGTACGCGAACGCCTTCAACGCACGGCCCGACGGTGCGGGGCACGCCGGCGACGAGACCGAGATGCACCCGGCGGTCTGGGAGCGCAAGTACGAGGTCGACTCGTTGTGCTTCCCGCTCCAGCTCGCCCACCAGGTCTGGCGGGTCACCGGACGCACGGACCACCTGGACGCGGAATTCGCCCGAGCCGCCGACCTCATCATCACCACCTGGCAGGTGGAGCAGGACCACGCCGAACGCTCGCCCTACCGCTTCCAGCGCCACGACGGCCCGCCGACGGACACGCTCACCCATGGCGGGAACGGCTCACCGGTCGGCCGGACCGGGATGACCTGGAGCGCGTTCCGGCCGAGCGACGACGCGTGCGTCCTGCACTACAACGTGCCCGGCAACCTGTTCGCGATCCATGTCCTGGGCAACCTCGCGGAGCTGGCCACCGTGGTCCTGGACGATCCGGCCCTCGCACGCCGCGCCCAGGAGCTGGCCGCCGGGCTCGACGCGGGCGTGCGCGCCTGGGGCATCGTCACGCACCCGGTCCACGGCCGGATCTACGCCTACGAGGTCGACGGGCTCGGCGGCGCGGTACTGATGGACGACGCGAACATGCCGAGTCTGCTCTCGCTACCGCTCACCGGCGCGGACGCGCTCGACGAGGAGGTCTACCGCAACACCAGGGCGTTCGTCCTCTCCCCCGACAACCCGACCCACACGGCCGGAACCCACGCCGTCGGGATCGGGAGCCCGCACACCCCGCCCGGCCACGTCTGGCCGATCGCCCTGGCCGTCCAGGGCCTCACCACAGACGACGACGCCGAGAAGCGACGGATCCTCGACCTGCTCGCCCGGACCCATGCCGACACGTTCCGCATGCACGAGTCGTTCCACGTCGACGATCCGGCGACCTTCACCCGCGAGTGGTTCTCCTGGGCCGACTCGATGTTCTGCGAACTGGTGCTGGACGTGTGCGGCGCCGGCATGCAATCCACCCTCGACGAAGAGCAGGTGCCCACACCATGA
- a CDS encoding ABC transporter permease, translating into MRTRHPIAASLAVLGYIVMLVPILFVVVTAFTAGSTLRFPPEGFSLQWFEAALTYTPFTSSLVSSLILAVISAALALALGVPVALAIHRGKLPGKALVEGLFLSPLIVPELVVGLALYQQLMVGFGLDNFQTLLFGHTVLMFPYAVRVTGASLALIDPAVEDAARGLGASAGRTFFSITLPLLRPGLFSAALLSFITSFNNVPLSLLLQSRDFRTLPVVMLDYVQQNYDPIVAAISVLILAATVLVAVIAERTVGFAKVFGGINR; encoded by the coding sequence ATGAGGACCCGCCACCCGATCGCCGCGAGCCTTGCCGTGCTCGGCTACATCGTGATGCTCGTCCCGATCCTGTTCGTCGTGGTCACCGCGTTCACGGCGGGCTCCACGCTGCGGTTCCCGCCGGAGGGCTTCTCGCTCCAGTGGTTCGAGGCGGCGCTCACGTACACCCCGTTCACGAGCTCGCTGGTCTCCAGCCTGATCCTCGCGGTGATCTCCGCAGCACTGGCACTCGCGCTCGGTGTGCCGGTGGCGCTGGCGATCCACCGTGGGAAGCTCCCCGGCAAGGCCCTGGTCGAGGGCCTGTTCCTGTCCCCGCTGATCGTGCCGGAACTCGTGGTCGGCCTGGCCCTGTACCAGCAGCTCATGGTCGGCTTCGGCCTGGACAACTTCCAGACCCTGCTGTTCGGGCACACCGTGCTGATGTTCCCGTACGCGGTCCGGGTGACCGGCGCCTCGCTGGCGCTCATCGACCCCGCCGTGGAGGACGCCGCCCGCGGCCTCGGCGCCTCGGCCGGCCGGACGTTCTTCTCGATCACCCTGCCGCTCCTGCGCCCGGGCCTGTTCTCCGCGGCGCTGCTCAGCTTCATCACCTCGTTCAACAACGTGCCGCTGTCCCTGCTTCTGCAGAGCCGCGACTTCCGCACCCTGCCCGTGGTGATGCTCGACTACGTGCAGCAGAACTACGACCCGATCGTCGCCGCGATCTCCGTACTGATCCTTGCCGCCACCGTGCTGGTGGCCGTGATCGCCGAGCGCACCGTCGGCTTCGCTAAAGTCTTTGGAGGCATCAACCGATGA
- a CDS encoding ABC transporter permease produces MRGRTALLVLPGLAVLLVGFLIPSVAMLFAPPGVSPVEVFERLGQMLTDPYDQAIVMRTLGLGLIVTVICIGLGYPIAYLLSRSTSRWAGVLLALAIFPLLLSSVVRTFGWLVVLGSQGAIPQLLLRLGLVDTAPQLLYTPLAIVLGLTQIFLPLAVVASYSALAQVDAGLDEAARGLGANRIRTFWSVVVPLSGPGVVVAATLVFAGAVTAYTTPYLLGGSRQRMLSTQLYTYSSTTIDWAAASATALIMTVLVFAVSGLSSLAARRGATS; encoded by the coding sequence ATGCGGGGCCGCACCGCACTGCTCGTCCTGCCTGGCCTGGCCGTGCTCCTGGTCGGATTCCTGATCCCGTCGGTCGCCATGCTGTTCGCGCCGCCCGGAGTCAGCCCGGTCGAGGTCTTCGAACGGCTCGGACAGATGCTGACGGACCCCTACGACCAAGCCATCGTGATGCGCACGCTCGGGCTCGGACTGATCGTCACCGTCATCTGTATCGGCCTCGGCTATCCGATCGCCTACCTGCTCTCCAGGTCGACGTCCCGATGGGCCGGGGTGCTCCTGGCGCTGGCGATCTTCCCGCTGCTGCTGTCCTCGGTGGTGCGCACGTTCGGGTGGCTGGTCGTGCTCGGATCCCAGGGAGCGATCCCACAGCTGCTCCTGCGCCTCGGTCTCGTGGACACCGCGCCGCAGCTGCTGTACACCCCGCTCGCGATCGTGCTGGGTCTGACCCAGATCTTCCTGCCGCTCGCCGTGGTGGCCTCCTACTCCGCGCTGGCCCAGGTCGACGCCGGGCTCGACGAGGCGGCCCGCGGGCTCGGCGCGAACCGGATCCGCACATTCTGGTCCGTGGTGGTGCCGCTCTCCGGGCCGGGTGTCGTGGTGGCTGCGACCCTGGTGTTCGCCGGCGCCGTGACCGCGTACACCACGCCGTACCTGCTCGGCGGTTCGCGGCAGCGGATGCTCTCCACCCAGCTGTACACGTATTCGTCCACCACCATCGACTGGGCCGCCGCCAGTGCGACGGCGCTGATCATGACGGTGCTGGTGTTCGCCGTCTCCGGCCTGTCCAGTCTCGCCGCACGCCGCGGAGCGACCTCATGA
- a CDS encoding Gfo/Idh/MocA family protein → MNRPLRLGVLGAGARGQEAYGRWMLEHPDRVELAAVADVREDRALRFAEAAGSHPPVFSDWRDLVARLPELDLDAAVVALPDQLHVDPAIALADAGVPMLLEKPAAPTSAELERLAAHCARTGARVAVGHVLRFTPFWRTISELIGSPVFGQMLTLELRENIGFWHFGHSYVRGNWRQVATSSPMVLAKTCHDLDLIRWLAGRPPSTVYSVGSLTHFRAENAPDGAPEFCIDGCPAAADCPFNAPRYYLEALADTHGVPVTLLTEDTTPEGRRRALHVSDYGRCVYRSGNDVVDHQQTTMTFAGGLTANLTASAFTGRNTRDIAITGSHGQLVGNMETGRIELDLFAPTAAAPDLSAGIVTGRHTRAPMGHGVWSIEARPEGADADDHRGHAGGDDGLMEAFVAALERDELGRDPVLSLDTAMDSHRMAFAAESSRLLGRPVEFTGAAGAAPGPAGAAIGSTGAA, encoded by the coding sequence GTGAACAGGCCGTTGCGCCTGGGGGTGCTCGGTGCGGGCGCCCGTGGGCAGGAGGCATACGGGCGCTGGATGCTCGAGCACCCGGACCGGGTCGAACTGGCGGCCGTTGCCGACGTCCGCGAGGACCGGGCGCTGCGGTTCGCGGAGGCCGCGGGCTCCCACCCGCCGGTGTTCAGCGACTGGCGCGACCTCGTGGCCCGCCTGCCCGAACTCGACCTGGACGCGGCCGTGGTGGCACTGCCGGACCAGCTGCACGTGGACCCTGCGATCGCGCTGGCCGACGCCGGCGTGCCGATGCTGCTGGAGAAGCCCGCGGCGCCCACCTCGGCCGAGCTCGAACGACTCGCCGCGCACTGCGCGCGCACCGGTGCTCGGGTGGCCGTGGGGCACGTGCTGCGGTTCACCCCGTTCTGGCGGACGATCTCAGAACTCATCGGTTCGCCCGTGTTCGGGCAGATGCTCACCCTGGAACTGCGGGAGAACATCGGCTTCTGGCACTTCGGGCACTCCTACGTGCGGGGCAATTGGCGCCAGGTCGCCACGTCCAGCCCGATGGTGCTCGCGAAGACCTGCCACGACCTCGACCTGATCCGATGGCTGGCCGGGCGGCCGCCGAGCACCGTGTACAGCGTCGGCTCGCTCACGCACTTCCGCGCCGAGAACGCCCCCGACGGCGCACCCGAGTTCTGCATCGACGGTTGCCCGGCTGCGGCGGACTGCCCGTTCAACGCCCCGCGCTACTACCTGGAGGCGCTGGCGGACACGCATGGCGTACCCGTGACGCTGCTGACGGAGGACACGACACCGGAGGGACGCCGTCGGGCCCTGCACGTCAGCGACTACGGACGGTGCGTGTACCGCTCCGGCAACGACGTGGTCGACCACCAGCAGACGACGATGACGTTCGCCGGTGGGCTCACGGCGAACCTCACCGCATCGGCGTTCACCGGGCGCAACACCCGCGACATCGCCATCACCGGCAGCCACGGCCAGCTCGTCGGGAACATGGAGACGGGCCGGATCGAGCTCGACCTGTTCGCACCGACGGCCGCGGCGCCGGACCTGAGTGCCGGCATTGTCACCGGGCGGCACACGCGGGCACCGATGGGCCACGGGGTGTGGTCGATCGAGGCCCGGCCAGAGGGCGCGGACGCCGACGACCACCGCGGCCACGCCGGCGGCGACGACGGCCTGATGGAGGCGTTCGTGGCCGCCCTCGAGCGGGACGAGCTCGGACGTGACCCGGTGCTCTCCCTGGACACGGCGATGGACAGTCACCGGATGGCGTTCGCCGCGGAATCCTCGCGGCTGCTCGGCCGGCCCGTGGAGTTCACCGGCGCCGCCGGCGCGGCGCCGGGACCGGCGGGCGCGGCGATCGGATCGACGGGCGCGGCGTGA
- a CDS encoding LacI family DNA-binding transcriptional regulator, which translates to MATLSDVAVRAQVSKATASRALSRPELVAPATVARVRAAAADLDFVANRAAQHLARGRTGILGLLVPTLSNAFFAPIIGGAQIRAEEADLQLSVAVLPLEDRAELGRFDRLATGVDGFLVVAPRGPDSLVAEAAARKPVILVDREVDGLGSVVADTAGAFAELLRGLAAAGHRRILYIGGPDRSWQNAQRTATLHEAATAVGVSLDVLGPFPATFDAGAGLVDRVASSDADAVLPYASDLGLGLLLGLIGRGLARVGDGVPATGADRSIRVVGVPGTPRVDVDGERLGAAALDQLISAPAGAAEPTRARLHVPISWAGEGPGQAR; encoded by the coding sequence ATGGCAACGCTCTCCGACGTCGCGGTCCGCGCGCAGGTGTCCAAGGCCACCGCGTCACGGGCCCTGAGCCGCCCGGAGCTCGTCGCCCCGGCCACCGTCGCCCGGGTCCGGGCCGCCGCGGCGGACCTCGACTTCGTGGCGAACCGGGCCGCGCAGCACCTTGCCCGCGGCCGAACCGGGATCCTCGGGTTGCTGGTCCCGACCCTCAGCAACGCGTTCTTCGCGCCGATCATCGGCGGCGCCCAGATCCGGGCGGAGGAGGCCGACCTTCAGCTCTCCGTCGCCGTCCTGCCCCTCGAGGACCGGGCGGAGCTCGGCAGGTTCGACCGGCTCGCGACCGGCGTGGACGGGTTCCTCGTCGTGGCACCCCGAGGGCCGGACTCGCTGGTTGCCGAGGCTGCGGCACGCAAGCCCGTCATCCTGGTCGACCGCGAGGTGGACGGGCTCGGGTCCGTGGTGGCGGACACGGCCGGTGCTTTCGCAGAACTACTGCGCGGGCTCGCAGCGGCGGGCCATCGCCGGATCCTGTACATCGGCGGCCCCGACCGTTCCTGGCAGAACGCCCAACGCACCGCCACCCTGCACGAGGCAGCGACCGCCGTCGGCGTCAGTCTCGACGTGCTCGGCCCGTTTCCGGCGACGTTCGACGCCGGAGCCGGCCTGGTCGACCGCGTTGCCTCCTCCGACGCCGATGCCGTGCTCCCCTATGCCAGCGACCTCGGCCTCGGCCTGCTCCTCGGCCTGATCGGCCGAGGCCTCGCCCGGGTGGGCGACGGTGTGCCCGCCACCGGCGCCGACCGGTCGATCAGGGTGGTCGGCGTGCCCGGCACGCCACGCGTGGACGTCGACGGCGAACGGCTCGGCGCGGCAGCCCTCGACCAGTTGATCTCGGCACCGGCGGGCGCAGCCGAGCCGACCAGAGCCCGCCTGCACGTACCCATCTCGTGGGCCGGCGAAGGGCCCGGACAGGCTCGCTGA
- a CDS encoding carbohydrate ABC transporter permease encodes MTTIQPTAVSADAMDIATDRVTSPARRRDRHSRPFRKPQPQEIWGWIFVLVPMLLFLTFVIIPVVMAVVLSFTDYAVIGDASWVGLENYQRIAGDPIFLLALRNTAIYTLMFVPLGVAVALGTALLLNRNSRAVKLFRTFFYIPVVASTVATATIWYWLLNPQSGLFNIVLGWFGINGPAWLYDSKWAMTAIVLMSVWSGFGTNMLIYLGGLQGIARELYEAVRIDGANVWQTFRYITIPGLSRTTFLISTLLIIGAFQVFDQAYLLTKGGPGNSTLTVVYYIYNQGFGGLKMGYASALSFVLFLIIAVFSLINFKLTSRSQS; translated from the coding sequence ATGACAACCATCCAGCCGACCGCCGTCAGCGCCGACGCGATGGACATCGCAACCGACAGGGTCACGAGTCCCGCACGTCGCCGGGACCGGCACTCCCGGCCGTTCCGCAAACCGCAGCCCCAGGAGATCTGGGGCTGGATCTTCGTCCTCGTGCCGATGCTCCTGTTCCTGACGTTCGTGATCATCCCCGTGGTGATGGCGGTCGTGCTGAGCTTCACCGACTACGCCGTCATCGGTGACGCATCGTGGGTCGGGCTGGAGAACTACCAACGCATCGCTGGCGATCCGATCTTCCTGCTCGCGCTGCGCAACACCGCGATCTACACCCTCATGTTCGTTCCGCTGGGGGTGGCCGTCGCTCTCGGCACCGCCCTGCTGCTCAACCGGAACAGCAGGGCCGTCAAGCTGTTCCGGACGTTCTTCTACATCCCGGTGGTCGCGTCCACGGTCGCGACCGCGACGATCTGGTACTGGCTGCTGAACCCGCAGTCGGGCCTGTTCAACATCGTCCTCGGCTGGTTCGGGATCAACGGGCCGGCCTGGCTCTACGACTCCAAGTGGGCGATGACGGCGATCGTGCTGATGTCCGTCTGGTCCGGGTTCGGCACCAACATGCTGATCTACCTCGGCGGCCTGCAGGGCATCGCCCGCGAGCTGTACGAGGCGGTCCGAATCGACGGGGCGAACGTCTGGCAGACGTTCCGGTACATCACCATCCCCGGGCTGTCCCGCACCACGTTCCTGATCTCGACGCTGTTGATCATCGGCGCGTTCCAGGTGTTCGACCAGGCGTACCTGCTCACGAAGGGCGGGCCCGGCAACTCCACCCTGACGGTCGTCTACTACATCTACAACCAGGGATTCGGCGGTCTGAAGATGGGCTACGCCTCGGCCCTGTCCTTCGTCCTGTTCCTGATCATCGCCGTGTTCTCGCTGATCAACTTCAAGCTCACGTCCAGGAGCCAGTCATGA
- a CDS encoding COG4315 family predicted lipoprotein has translation MSTITHTRSEWLPRVALVATLAAVLAGCGGGGSGGGGGGYGGGQPTREPDGTADPGATTVLVEEASGASLLTDADGRTLYVSEQEQGEALCIGAECTAVWIPLTVPEGGTPTGPADLAGTLGTLVAQDGRAQVTLDDRPLYTFALDTSGGETTGEGVTDTFDGVTFTWHAATVDGTRLEPGTSDDGGSGY, from the coding sequence ATGTCCACGATCACTCACACCAGATCTGAATGGCTGCCGCGCGTGGCGCTGGTCGCCACGCTCGCCGCCGTCCTGGCCGGATGCGGCGGAGGCGGGAGCGGCGGCGGGGGTGGCGGGTACGGTGGCGGTCAGCCGACCCGGGAACCGGACGGCACGGCGGATCCCGGCGCCACGACGGTGCTCGTCGAGGAGGCATCCGGCGCGAGCCTGCTCACCGACGCGGACGGGCGCACGCTGTACGTCAGCGAGCAGGAGCAGGGCGAGGCGCTGTGCATCGGTGCGGAGTGCACCGCGGTCTGGATCCCGCTGACCGTCCCCGAAGGCGGGACGCCGACCGGGCCCGCCGACCTCGCCGGAACGCTGGGCACCCTGGTGGCCCAGGACGGCCGGGCCCAGGTGACCCTCGACGACCGCCCGCTGTACACGTTCGCCCTCGACACCTCGGGCGGCGAGACCACCGGCGAGGGCGTCACGGACACGTTCGACGGGGTCACGTTCACCTGGCACGCGGCCACCGTGGACGGCACCCGGCTGGAGCCCGGAACCTCCGACGACGGCGGATCCGGGTACTGA